A genome region from Desertifilum tharense IPPAS B-1220 includes the following:
- a CDS encoding mercuric reductase, whose translation MISDSSVNLSPMDEYNQQLLAHVHPPDWVNPTPAALYDLVVIGAGTAGLVTAAGAAGLNIGLKIALIERNLMGGDCLNVGCVPSKCLIRSSRVAAQMRDAERFGIRPPQQVEIDFPAVMARMRKVRADISPHDSARRFQNLGIDVFLGEGRFIKPGQIEVAGQILSYKKAAIATGARAVRPQIEGIESAGFLTNETVFNLTERPNRLAVIGGGPIGCELAQAFQRLGCQVILFHRGSHILNKEDADAAMIVQQVLVREGVQLVLNSQIQRVEKTPTGKVIHFATQGQDRSIEVDEILVGTGRAPNVEGLNLEAVGVEYDSRQGVKINDYLQTTNPKIYAAGDICMNWKFTHAADAAARIAIKNVLFAPFGLGRSKLSDLVMPWVTYTDPEVAHVGLYEREAQEQGIAVKTIKIPLEEVDRAIADGETEGFVKIHYRQGSDTIVGATIVASHAGEMISEVTTAIANGIGLGKLSNAIHPYPTQAEGIKKAADRYKRTLLTAKAQKLLDLLAKLP comes from the coding sequence ATGATTTCTGATTCTTCGGTTAACCTGTCCCCAATGGACGAATACAACCAGCAACTCCTCGCCCACGTCCATCCGCCAGACTGGGTAAACCCCACGCCAGCCGCCTTGTACGACCTCGTGGTCATTGGCGCGGGTACCGCCGGACTCGTCACCGCCGCCGGGGCCGCTGGTTTAAACATTGGCTTAAAAATTGCCCTGATTGAACGCAATCTCATGGGGGGAGATTGCCTTAATGTGGGTTGCGTGCCCTCCAAATGCTTGATCCGTTCCTCGCGAGTTGCGGCCCAAATGCGGGATGCCGAACGTTTTGGCATTCGTCCCCCCCAACAGGTGGAAATTGATTTCCCAGCCGTGATGGCGCGGATGCGGAAGGTGCGGGCCGATATTAGTCCCCATGATTCCGCCCGTCGCTTTCAAAATCTGGGCATTGATGTATTTTTGGGGGAGGGGCGATTTATTAAGCCGGGCCAGATTGAAGTGGCAGGGCAAATCCTATCCTATAAAAAGGCAGCGATCGCCACAGGCGCAAGGGCGGTTCGTCCCCAGATTGAAGGGATTGAAAGTGCAGGCTTTTTAACCAATGAAACGGTGTTTAATCTCACCGAACGCCCTAACCGCCTTGCGGTGATTGGCGGCGGGCCGATTGGGTGCGAGTTGGCACAGGCGTTTCAGCGCTTAGGTTGTCAGGTGATTTTGTTCCATCGCGGTTCTCATATTCTCAATAAGGAAGATGCAGATGCGGCAATGATTGTCCAGCAGGTTTTAGTCCGCGAGGGGGTGCAGTTGGTCTTAAATAGCCAGATTCAGCGCGTTGAGAAGACTCCTACCGGGAAGGTAATCCATTTTGCCACTCAAGGTCAGGATCGCTCAATTGAGGTGGATGAAATTTTGGTGGGGACGGGTCGCGCGCCTAATGTGGAGGGGTTAAATTTAGAGGCGGTGGGGGTTGAGTATGACTCGCGCCAGGGGGTGAAGATTAATGACTATTTGCAGACAACCAACCCGAAGATTTACGCAGCCGGGGATATCTGCATGAATTGGAAGTTCACTCATGCAGCAGATGCCGCCGCCCGCATTGCGATTAAGAATGTGTTGTTTGCTCCGTTTGGTTTGGGACGCTCTAAGTTGAGCGATCTGGTGATGCCTTGGGTGACGTATACTGACCCGGAAGTTGCCCATGTGGGACTTTACGAACGGGAGGCGCAAGAGCAGGGAATTGCTGTCAAAACGATTAAAATCCCGCTAGAAGAGGTGGATAGGGCGATCGCAGATGGCGAAACGGAAGGGTTTGTGAAAATCCACTATCGTCAAGGTTCCGATACGATTGTTGGCGCAACGATTGTGGCCAGTCACGCCGGGGAAATGATTAGTGAAGTCACAACGGCGATCGCGAATGGCATC